The following are encoded together in the Aciduricibacillus chroicocephali genome:
- the ytrI gene encoding sporulation membrane protein YtrI, translated as MHIPPYHKQPGWQRFFAGAFFGGLIAYMIFLFMYGTMQADFQEEHLALKAETAELKRQNTALLEDNQNLDEKSKEEIGIDSIDIAILNSEEMKFDRLLGHQLTELVREEVDQIIGAPIGSVAENADLLVSTIENKTYEIDDFSYKLEVRRLTIYKKVHIAVHAKFKK; from the coding sequence TTATCATAAACAGCCCGGATGGCAACGTTTCTTTGCGGGAGCTTTTTTTGGCGGCTTAATTGCTTACATGATCTTCCTATTCATGTACGGAACGATGCAGGCTGATTTTCAAGAAGAGCATCTTGCATTAAAAGCAGAAACAGCGGAACTGAAGCGCCAGAACACAGCTTTGCTTGAGGACAATCAAAATCTTGATGAAAAATCAAAAGAAGAAATTGGCATTGATTCAATTGATATTGCTATTTTAAATAGCGAAGAGATGAAATTTGACCGTTTGCTCGGCCATCAGCTCACAGAACTCGTCAGGGAGGAAGTCGATCAAATCATCGGTGCTCCCATCGGATCAGTTGCGGAGAACGCAGACCTTCTCGTCTCAACAATTGAGAATAAGACGTACGAAATCGACGACTTCTCCTATAAGCTTGAAGTTCGCAGACTGACAATATACAAAAAAGTACATATCGCGGTTCACGCCAAATTTAAAAAGTAA
- a CDS encoding DHH family phosphoesterase has protein sequence MIREIAEEIKKYETIILHRHIRPDPDAYGSQAGLGEILRASFPDKKIYLTGEEDPDLEFLIRMDTVTDDMYEGALVIVCDTANTERISDQRYNKGAKLIKIDHHPNNDPYGDLLWVDTNASSCSEMIYEFYLENKDNGFKMTDSAARLIYGGIVGDTGRFLFPSATDKTFRVAAELVQYNFDRTALYNGLYDVKDAIAKLKGYVLSNYELLPSGACAIKLTREIIEKYDVTVAETSALVGILGDIRGIKAWVYFIEEEKEIRVRLRSKGPVINKLANKYNGGGHPLASGAAVYSWNEADALISDLDALCAEYK, from the coding sequence ATGATCAGAGAAATTGCAGAGGAAATCAAGAAATACGAAACGATTATATTGCACCGCCATATTAGACCCGATCCGGATGCTTATGGTTCTCAAGCAGGTCTTGGGGAAATCTTGCGTGCAAGCTTCCCTGATAAGAAGATCTATCTTACAGGTGAAGAAGATCCTGATTTGGAATTCCTCATTCGTATGGACACTGTTACAGATGATATGTATGAAGGAGCACTTGTCATTGTTTGTGATACTGCGAATACAGAGCGTATAAGCGACCAACGGTACAACAAGGGAGCGAAACTGATTAAAATTGATCATCACCCGAACAATGATCCATATGGAGATCTCCTCTGGGTCGATACAAACGCAAGTTCATGCAGTGAGATGATCTATGAATTTTACCTTGAAAACAAAGATAATGGATTTAAGATGACAGACAGTGCTGCTCGTTTAATCTATGGTGGAATCGTCGGTGACACGGGCCGTTTCCTTTTCCCAAGTGCGACGGACAAAACTTTCCGTGTAGCAGCAGAGCTTGTCCAGTATAATTTTGATAGAACTGCACTCTATAACGGGCTCTATGATGTGAAAGATGCAATTGCCAAGCTGAAAGGCTATGTGCTTTCCAATTACGAGCTCTTGCCATCCGGTGCATGCGCAATCAAGCTAACAAGAGAGATTATAGAGAAGTATGATGTGACAGTTGCTGAAACAAGTGCGCTCGTCGGAATCCTCGGTGACATTCGCGGCATCAAAGCATGGGTGTATTTCATTGAAGAGGAAAAAGAAATCCGTGTGCGTCTCCGTTCCAAGGGACCAGTTATCAATAAGCTTGCCAATAAGTATAATGGCGGTGGCCATCCGCTAGCATCAGGCGCGGCTGTGTATTCATGGAATGAAGCTGATGCACTGATTTCTGATCTTGATGCATTATGCGCTGAATATAAATGA
- a CDS encoding YtpI family protein, translated as MFIVAVLILLSAILYIYYKVQILRTRDSLRQVYFNAKAKLCLGSLVFFFGINQYILYQTRLSLFIGIVFLLIGGALSVRGFKETKHYRGEWKRLRTE; from the coding sequence ATGTTCATCGTTGCTGTATTGATTTTGCTGTCGGCCATTTTGTACATCTATTATAAAGTACAAATCTTAAGAACGCGCGACTCATTGAGACAAGTATATTTTAACGCAAAAGCAAAACTTTGTCTTGGAAGCCTTGTTTTCTTTTTTGGAATTAATCAATACATTCTCTACCAGACTCGCTTGTCGCTCTTCATTGGGATTGTCTTCCTTCTTATAGGCGGAGCACTTTCTGTCCGCGGCTTCAAAGAAACAAAACATTATCGCGGTGAATGGAAACGTTTGCGTACGGAATGA
- a CDS encoding DRTGG domain-containing protein, with the protein MATKHEQIIQHIHSLKAGSKISVRQIAKTLQVSDGTAYRAIKDAETQGLVSTIERVGTIRIEKKNKDNFEKLSFAEIINIVDGQVLGGRNGLHKTLHKFLIGAMQLDAMMGYTEAGSLLIVGNRVRAHELALKAGAAVLVTGGFDTEESIKRLADEKNLPIISTSYDTFTVATMINRAIYDQLIKKEIVFVSDIARPFDKCYYLKAENTVHDWHVLNNETAHTRFPVINEERHVVGMVASKDILRQDHNILIEKVMTKHPQVVQEKTSLAFVAHMMVWEGIEVVPVVDENQVLTGIVTRQDVLKALQHIQRQPQIGETIEDIIAREMTESDEKMVYETIVAPQMTNQLGTLSNGVFTSIMIEAASRLMHHMKKGELVVENLTVFFIKPVQIDTALVIKPHLLEAGRIYAKVEVEIFNERKLVGKGMIMAQLIDR; encoded by the coding sequence GTGGCGACGAAACACGAACAGATTATTCAGCATATACACTCATTGAAGGCGGGCAGTAAAATCTCTGTCCGCCAGATTGCCAAAACGCTACAAGTATCAGACGGCACGGCATATCGGGCAATCAAAGATGCCGAGACTCAAGGACTCGTCAGTACGATAGAGCGTGTAGGTACAATTCGAATCGAGAAGAAGAACAAGGATAATTTTGAAAAACTGAGCTTTGCTGAAATTATCAATATTGTAGATGGACAAGTACTTGGCGGACGCAATGGCCTTCATAAGACGCTACATAAATTCCTTATTGGAGCAATGCAGCTTGACGCGATGATGGGTTACACCGAGGCGGGATCCCTACTTATTGTCGGGAACCGTGTCCGAGCTCATGAACTTGCCTTAAAGGCAGGGGCAGCTGTGCTTGTTACAGGGGGATTTGATACCGAAGAGTCTATTAAGCGTCTCGCTGACGAAAAGAATTTGCCAATCATTTCTACAAGTTATGATACGTTTACTGTAGCGACGATGATCAACAGGGCAATCTATGATCAGCTGATTAAAAAAGAGATTGTTTTTGTATCTGATATTGCACGCCCTTTTGATAAATGCTATTACTTAAAAGCAGAAAATACAGTACATGACTGGCATGTGCTGAACAATGAAACAGCTCATACAAGATTCCCTGTCATCAATGAAGAACGGCATGTCGTCGGTATGGTCGCGTCCAAGGATATTTTACGACAGGATCATAATATCCTAATAGAAAAAGTAATGACGAAGCATCCTCAGGTCGTTCAGGAGAAGACTTCACTAGCCTTTGTCGCCCATATGATGGTATGGGAAGGCATCGAAGTTGTCCCTGTCGTTGATGAAAACCAGGTACTTACCGGAATTGTCACCAGGCAGGACGTACTGAAAGCACTCCAGCATATTCAGCGCCAGCCGCAAATTGGGGAGACAATTGAGGATATCATAGCGCGTGAAATGACAGAGAGCGATGAGAAAATGGTTTACGAAACAATTGTCGCTCCACAAATGACGAATCAGTTGGGAACTCTTTCAAATGGAGTCTTCACTTCAATTATGATTGAAGCTGCGAGCCGTCTGATGCATCATATGAAAAAAGGCGAGCTTGTCGTTGAAAATCTGACCGTGTTCTTCATCAAGCCTGTACAGATTGATACAGCGCTTGTCATAAAGCCGCACTTGCTTGAAGCCGGCCGCATCTATGCAAAGGTTGAAGTCGAAATCTTCAACGAACGAAAACTCGTCGGCAAAGGCATGATCATGGCTCAATTGATTGACCGTTAA
- a CDS encoding metal-dependent hydrolase, which produces MKISYHGHSVVMIETEKHRILIDPFISGNELCDLDADKVDPDVILLSHGHNDHVGDTIEIAKRTGALVVATFELATYLRLQGLNTHALHIGGKHEFDFGIVKLTQAFHGSSYMDKDDNIIYMGMPAGILFTAEGRTIYHAGDTGLFSDMKLIGDLNEIDLAFLPIGDNVTMGPEDALLAADWIKAKQVVPIHFNTFPGIKQDGDAFAKDVRTGKGTLLKIGESLEL; this is translated from the coding sequence ATGAAGATTTCCTATCATGGACATTCTGTTGTTATGATTGAGACAGAAAAGCATCGTATATTAATTGATCCTTTCATATCTGGAAATGAGCTGTGTGATCTTGATGCAGATAAAGTCGATCCTGATGTCATTTTGCTTTCGCATGGTCATAACGATCATGTCGGCGACACGATTGAAATCGCCAAGCGTACAGGGGCTTTAGTCGTTGCAACTTTTGAGTTGGCGACGTACTTAAGACTTCAAGGATTGAACACACATGCCCTCCATATTGGTGGCAAGCATGAATTCGACTTTGGTATAGTAAAATTAACACAAGCATTCCATGGATCTTCCTATATGGACAAGGATGATAACATCATTTATATGGGGATGCCAGCGGGGATTCTGTTCACAGCTGAAGGCAGAACGATATATCATGCAGGAGATACCGGGCTCTTCTCGGATATGAAACTGATTGGTGATCTGAATGAAATTGATCTAGCATTTTTGCCAATTGGGGACAATGTGACGATGGGGCCAGAAGATGCATTGCTGGCAGCAGATTGGATTAAAGCGAAACAAGTAGTGCCAATCCATTTCAATACGTTCCCGGGGATAAAACAGGATGGAGATGCCTTTGCGAAAGATGTTCGTACCGGTAAAGGCACGCTTTTAAAGATTGGTGAGTCGCTCGAGCTGTAG
- the ald gene encoding alanine dehydrogenase, giving the protein MNIGVPKEIKNNENRVAITPAGVHALAGAGHTVYVETGAGLGSGFTDEAYKEAGASIAGSAAEAWQQEMVMKVKEPLKEEYGYFREGLILFTYLHLAAEPELTKALIDNKVVGIAYETVQLEDRSLPLLTPMSEVAGRMATQIGAQFLEQPHGGRGVLLAGIPGVKRGKVTIIGGGVVGTNAAKIAIGLGADVTIIDLSPERLRQLDDQFGAALHTVMSNPLNILEEVKESDLVIGAVLIPGAKAPKLITEEMVKAMPEGSVIVDVAIDQGGIVETSDRITTHDDPTYTKHGVVHYAVANIPGAVPRTSTIGLTNVTVPYALQIANKGYKKACQDNPALFKGINTLDGYVTYKSVAEAHGLEYESAENQLGK; this is encoded by the coding sequence ATGAATATCGGAGTGCCAAAAGAAATTAAGAACAATGAAAATCGTGTAGCCATCACACCAGCAGGCGTTCACGCGCTCGCGGGGGCAGGTCATACGGTTTATGTTGAGACTGGCGCGGGACTCGGTTCCGGTTTTACGGACGAAGCATACAAAGAGGCCGGAGCATCTATTGCTGGAAGCGCTGCTGAAGCGTGGCAACAGGAAATGGTCATGAAAGTTAAGGAACCGCTTAAGGAAGAGTACGGATACTTCCGAGAAGGGTTGATTCTCTTCACATATCTTCATTTAGCTGCAGAGCCTGAACTGACGAAAGCTCTGATCGATAATAAAGTTGTCGGTATTGCTTATGAAACGGTTCAGCTTGAGGATCGTTCGTTACCGCTTCTTACTCCAATGAGTGAAGTTGCGGGACGTATGGCGACGCAGATTGGGGCCCAGTTCCTCGAACAGCCGCATGGCGGTCGTGGAGTGCTTCTTGCAGGAATTCCTGGGGTGAAGCGCGGGAAAGTAACGATTATCGGTGGCGGTGTCGTAGGAACAAACGCGGCTAAGATTGCCATTGGTCTTGGTGCGGATGTAACAATCATCGATCTCAGTCCGGAACGTCTGCGTCAGCTCGATGACCAGTTTGGTGCTGCTTTGCACACAGTGATGTCTAATCCACTCAATATACTGGAAGAAGTGAAAGAATCGGATCTCGTCATCGGTGCAGTATTGATTCCAGGTGCGAAGGCGCCGAAGTTGATTACGGAAGAAATGGTTAAAGCGATGCCAGAAGGTTCTGTAATCGTTGATGTAGCCATTGACCAGGGCGGTATTGTTGAGACAAGTGACCGGATTACAACTCATGATGATCCAACATACACAAAGCATGGCGTTGTTCACTATGCTGTTGCGAACATTCCAGGTGCAGTTCCGCGTACTTCAACAATCGGACTGACTAATGTCACTGTACCTTATGCGCTTCAAATTGCGAATAAAGGGTATAAGAAGGCATGTCAGGATAACCCGGCACTGTTCAAAGGAATTAATACATTAGATGGCTATGTAACGTATAAAAGCGTTGCTGAGGCACATGGCCTTGAATATGAATCTGCCGAAAATCAACTCGGAAAATAG
- a CDS encoding universal stress protein produces the protein MNWDYKNIVVAIDGSDAAAKAFERALSYAKQHNARLILAHVVDSRTFATAEAYDRTLAERADEYATEILDRYMDEAKAAGLQDVVRHVEYGSPKVKIAKDVATKFEADLIICGATGLNAVERFLIGSVSENVVRQSKCDVLVVR, from the coding sequence ATGAATTGGGATTATAAAAACATCGTAGTTGCCATTGATGGATCAGACGCAGCAGCCAAAGCATTTGAGAGAGCGCTCAGTTATGCGAAACAGCATAATGCCCGCTTGATTCTCGCCCACGTCGTCGATTCTCGCACATTTGCGACTGCTGAAGCGTATGACCGTACACTTGCAGAACGCGCAGATGAATATGCGACAGAAATTCTGGACCGTTATATGGACGAAGCGAAAGCTGCTGGCTTGCAAGATGTTGTACGCCATGTGGAATACGGTTCTCCAAAAGTTAAAATTGCAAAAGATGTTGCAACTAAATTCGAAGCTGATCTCATCATATGTGGGGCAACTGGCCTGAACGCAGTTGAACGCTTCCTAATTGGTAGCGTTTCCGAAAACGTTGTTCGCCAATCCAAATGTGATGTGCTCGTCGTAAGATAA
- a CDS encoding MogA/MoaB family molybdenum cofactor biosynthesis protein, whose amino-acid sequence MSNPDRNRSVNCFVLTISDTRTEETDKSGNLMIQMLEDSGHKVVGRTIVRDEFEAIQKIIKEKSKDAAVEAILTNGGTGMAKRDVTIEAVKSLLDKEMPGFGEVFRTLSYYEDIGSSAIMSRAIAGIVNDRPIFTTPGSSGAVKLAMEKLILKEFSHIVHEAQKDL is encoded by the coding sequence ATGTCAAATCCGGATAGAAATCGATCCGTGAATTGTTTTGTCTTAACGATTAGCGATACGCGTACGGAAGAAACGGATAAGAGCGGCAATCTCATGATTCAAATGTTGGAAGATAGCGGGCATAAAGTAGTCGGAAGGACTATTGTGCGTGATGAGTTCGAAGCAATACAGAAAATAATCAAGGAAAAAAGCAAGGATGCAGCAGTGGAAGCGATTCTTACAAACGGAGGAACAGGCATGGCAAAGCGGGATGTGACGATTGAAGCGGTCAAGTCACTGCTCGATAAGGAAATGCCTGGCTTCGGAGAGGTGTTTCGCACGCTTAGTTATTATGAGGATATCGGTTCTTCAGCCATTATGTCTCGCGCGATTGCAGGTATTGTGAATGACAGACCGATCTTCACTACTCCAGGTTCAAGTGGTGCTGTCAAGCTTGCGATGGAAAAGCTTATCTTGAAAGAATTTTCCCACATCGTGCACGAAGCTCAGAAGGATTTGTGA
- a CDS encoding class I SAM-dependent methyltransferase, translating to MEKTSMEELFEQLDAGTEAIVQHAGEPYLDALGTVLDCLFFGEVPEEFDDLLAHRLKNIFSNVVLDDITLEDRRKAVQLAILKGMKDSTQDKHLMTPEAIALFVSYLTEKFLHGREDLRVFDPAGGTGNLLTAVLDRLPKDTKGYAAEIDPTLIRIALANANIQEKNIEFFHQDALRPLLLDPVDLVVGDLPVGYYPGDASDYKLKADDGHSYAHHLFIETGLRYCKPGGYCILLVPDFLFESDQAGALHKFIHEEAFITGLLRLPETAFKSKKHVKSIFILQKKGNGATMPKQPLLAQLPSLKNAQAMANLLSQVDAWFKTYNEEREGAQD from the coding sequence ATGGAAAAGACAAGTATGGAGGAGCTTTTTGAGCAGCTTGATGCAGGAACGGAAGCAATAGTCCAGCATGCCGGCGAACCGTATCTGGACGCGCTTGGCACAGTGCTGGATTGTCTGTTTTTCGGAGAAGTGCCAGAAGAGTTCGATGATTTGCTTGCTCATCGACTTAAAAATATTTTTAGCAACGTCGTGCTTGACGATATTACGCTTGAGGATCGGCGAAAAGCAGTGCAGCTTGCGATTTTAAAAGGGATGAAAGACTCTACACAGGATAAACACCTGATGACTCCGGAAGCAATCGCTCTCTTTGTTTCCTATCTCACTGAAAAATTTCTTCATGGACGTGAAGATTTACGAGTATTTGACCCGGCAGGTGGTACTGGGAATTTACTTACAGCTGTACTTGATCGGCTGCCGAAAGATACGAAAGGGTATGCAGCTGAAATTGATCCTACACTCATTCGAATTGCTCTGGCGAATGCCAATATTCAAGAGAAGAATATTGAATTTTTCCATCAGGATGCTTTGCGACCGCTTCTTCTTGATCCAGTGGACCTCGTTGTAGGGGATTTGCCAGTTGGCTATTATCCCGGAGATGCGTCGGATTACAAGCTGAAAGCGGATGATGGGCATTCTTATGCACATCATCTGTTTATTGAAACTGGACTGCGCTATTGCAAGCCAGGCGGCTATTGTATTTTGCTCGTTCCTGACTTTCTTTTCGAAAGTGATCAGGCGGGTGCTTTGCACAAGTTTATCCATGAAGAAGCTTTCATTACTGGTCTTTTAAGACTTCCTGAGACAGCATTCAAGTCGAAGAAGCATGTTAAAAGTATTTTTATATTGCAGAAGAAAGGCAACGGTGCCACTATGCCGAAGCAGCCTTTGCTCGCACAGCTGCCATCACTTAAAAATGCCCAGGCAATGGCAAATCTGCTTAGCCAAGTCGATGCGTGGTTCAAGACATATAATGAAGAAAGAGAAGGGGCGCAGGACTAA
- a CDS encoding Bax inhibitor-1/YccA family protein — protein sequence MRSGNPTLSSETFSDFGQKPSSRIMTVGGAVNKSFIMLILLSVAAFFTWNAYNEGTEVIGFVGIAAVIGFVVALVTTFVKKVSPVTAPIYAILEGVVIGGISAYYESAYQGITQQAVLLTLGIFAGMLFIYKSRIIRVTNKFRNGVIAATLGIAIVYLLSFVLSFFGIQIPYLHEASPLGIAISIGIVIVASLNLMLDFDYIECGAQGGAPKYMEWYSAFALMVTLVWLYLEIIRLLAKIYRRN from the coding sequence TTGCGTAGCGGAAATCCAACACTTAGTTCGGAAACATTCTCTGATTTTGGTCAGAAACCATCTTCCCGCATCATGACAGTCGGGGGTGCTGTTAATAAAAGCTTTATAATGCTTATTCTACTTTCGGTTGCAGCTTTCTTTACATGGAATGCCTATAATGAGGGAACAGAAGTGATCGGCTTCGTCGGTATAGCGGCAGTGATCGGCTTTGTGGTCGCACTAGTGACTACATTTGTTAAGAAGGTATCACCGGTAACTGCCCCAATTTATGCTATTCTTGAAGGTGTTGTAATCGGCGGAATTTCAGCATATTATGAATCCGCTTATCAAGGTATCACCCAGCAGGCCGTCCTGCTCACGCTTGGGATTTTTGCGGGAATGCTATTTATTTATAAGAGCAGAATCATCCGTGTGACGAACAAATTCCGGAATGGAGTCATCGCAGCGACACTTGGCATTGCGATTGTTTACCTATTGAGCTTTGTTCTGTCATTCTTCGGTATTCAGATTCCATATCTTCACGAAGCGAGTCCACTTGGTATCGCAATCAGTATTGGAATTGTCATTGTAGCTTCGTTAAATCTTATGCTAGATTTTGATTATATTGAGTGCGGTGCACAAGGCGGAGCTCCAAAATACATGGAATGGTACAGTGCCTTTGCGCTTATGGTGACGCTAGTCTGGTTATATCTTGAAATTATCAGGCTGCTAGCCAAAATTTATCGAAGAAATTGA
- the tpx gene encoding thiol peroxidase, whose amino-acid sequence MANVTFKGDSVTLIGNEIKKGDKAPDFSVLSNDLQERTLKDYEGKVKLICSVPSVDTGVCSEEIRRFNEEADKLKDVHVLTISMDLPFAQTRWCAANGIKNLDTLSDHRAADFGEKYGVLISELRLLARAIFVLDKDNVVQYAEYVPEVSSHPQYDKALEAARNA is encoded by the coding sequence ATGGCAAATGTTACATTTAAAGGCGATTCCGTTACACTGATCGGAAATGAGATCAAAAAAGGAGATAAAGCACCTGACTTCTCTGTGCTTTCCAACGACTTGCAGGAACGAACACTTAAAGATTATGAAGGCAAAGTTAAGTTGATCTGCTCAGTACCATCCGTTGATACAGGGGTATGTTCCGAAGAGATTCGTCGTTTCAATGAAGAGGCAGACAAGCTGAAAGACGTTCATGTACTTACAATAAGCATGGACTTGCCATTTGCCCAAACACGATGGTGTGCAGCAAACGGTATTAAGAATCTTGATACATTGTCCGATCACCGTGCAGCGGACTTTGGTGAGAAATATGGTGTGCTCATTAGTGAACTGCGTCTTTTGGCACGTGCTATTTTTGTTTTGGACAAAGACAACGTTGTCCAGTATGCGGAATATGTTCCTGAAGTAAGCAGCCATCCACAGTACGATAAGGCGCTTGAAGCCGCTCGGAATGCTTAA
- the ytfJ gene encoding GerW family sporulation protein — MSNHPIDSLMTTAMENLKDMIEANTIIGDPIETPDGGTIIPVSKVGFGFAAGGSDLPSGQQHSEDPIPFAGGSGGGVSVSPVAFLVITKDGSIKMVHLDEHTHIYEKLIDKAPETIEKLQKALKDALPSSESKQQKSDQGGSRMGSKRRQDRHDDPYEI, encoded by the coding sequence ATGAGTAATCATCCAATAGATAGTCTTATGACAACAGCAATGGAAAATTTGAAAGACATGATTGAAGCGAATACGATTATCGGAGACCCAATCGAAACACCAGATGGGGGTACAATTATCCCGGTATCAAAGGTCGGTTTTGGCTTTGCGGCGGGAGGAAGTGATCTGCCTTCAGGCCAGCAGCATTCTGAAGATCCGATTCCTTTTGCGGGAGGCAGCGGCGGTGGGGTTTCTGTATCACCTGTAGCTTTTCTCGTTATTACAAAAGATGGCAGCATCAAGATGGTTCATCTCGATGAACATACGCATATCTATGAGAAGCTGATTGACAAAGCTCCGGAAACGATTGAAAAACTTCAAAAGGCACTTAAAGACGCACTCCCATCTTCTGAAAGCAAGCAGCAGAAAAGTGACCAAGGCGGTTCTCGGATGGGTTCAAAACGTCGTCAGGATCGTCATGACGATCCTTATGAAATCTAA
- a CDS encoding DUF2953 domain-containing protein encodes MIWIVIGLILFIVILLFVILIKSKVQIYLECIYDDEERCAFMRASLFGIHIVERTIPLKQEDGGNWEKNILVNWKRMKKELDSRKKIMKKIKIRELTWKTEFGTGDAATAGIAAGGLWSMKGMIISQAYRFFSFKGKPDLQVFPDFHQSFFDSRMYCIGTITVGQAILAYMQIPSTKNK; translated from the coding sequence ATGATTTGGATTGTCATTGGACTCATTTTATTTATAGTCATCCTCTTGTTTGTCATATTGATAAAATCAAAAGTACAAATTTATTTAGAATGCATTTATGACGATGAAGAACGTTGTGCATTTATGCGAGCGAGCCTCTTTGGAATTCACATAGTAGAGCGTACTATTCCACTGAAGCAAGAGGATGGAGGGAATTGGGAAAAAAATATACTGGTGAACTGGAAGCGAATGAAAAAGGAATTGGATAGCCGAAAGAAAATAATGAAAAAAATAAAGATAAGAGAACTAACGTGGAAGACTGAATTCGGTACTGGCGATGCAGCAACAGCGGGAATTGCCGCAGGTGGGCTCTGGAGTATGAAAGGTATGATCATTAGTCAGGCATACCGTTTCTTTTCATTCAAAGGAAAACCGGATCTTCAAGTTTTTCCGGATTTTCACCAATCTTTCTTTGATTCCCGAATGTACTGCATTGGTACGATTACGGTGGGGCAAGCTATCCTTGCATACATGCAAATACCAAGTACAAAGAATAAATGA
- a CDS encoding alpha/beta-type small acid-soluble spore protein — MANNNNSNELLVPGVQEALDQMKYEIAQEFGVNLGGETTSRANGSVGGEITKRLVRTAQEQMRGFGQQ; from the coding sequence ATGGCTAACAACAACAACTCAAACGAACTTCTTGTACCTGGCGTACAGGAGGCACTTGACCAAATGAAATACGAAATCGCTCAGGAGTTCGGCGTAAACCTTGGCGGGGAAACAACTTCCCGTGCTAACGGTTCTGTCGGTGGAGAAATCACTAAGCGTCTTGTCCGTACAGCTCAAGAGCAAATGCGTGGCTTCGGTCAGCAATAA